DNA sequence from the Flavobacteriales bacterium genome:
GGATGCATCCGACTTTCCAGGACAGGAAGGACTAACAACCGATGTTATGCATTGTGCCATCAGGGAAGGATGCCATACCGCTCCCATTAACAACAACAATAACAACTTCTTTGATGCACCTGATTTTCGGGGTTCACTTTTACACATAACGCGATCCATGCCAATCATAAGCAACGGGGTCTAACCAACAAGTGTATTTAGTATCAGGGAAACGTCTGGGGACATTAACCAATATGTCCGCAATCCCAGTTGCCTGCCAACAGTTTTGATGGAAGGGAAACTAAGATAGAAAAAAGAATCAATTGCTCCAACGGATTCGTAAATAATTCATAGCCCTTCGACCACACTTGTTTTTTCCTATCCAAACCGTTAGTTTTGATTGCTCAATTCCCAAAACATTTTTTTCATTATACATGATGGTGCTTCTCCGACATATGGCGAAGGGGGTATTGCCCACCTTGTTCCTGGCCTTTTTGATGTTAGGTGGGATTCATCCGTTGATGGGACACCATGAGAACCATGCCAAGGAATCGGGAGCTTTCATTGATCAGCTTCATCATCACTGTCCCGCCTGCCAGTTTGAGAAGCAGTCCGGCGAATCTTCACTATCAGATGTACCGGACAATAAAGTTTTTGACACGGATATCCATAAACCCACGAGGGTTTCCAGGCCTTTTTACCAGGCCCTTGCCGCATATTTTCTTCGCGGTCCCCCGGTTTCTCTTAACGCCTGATATTCGCTGCACCGTCTGTAAAGTCTGAGTGCGGAAACGTTAAGTTAAACCCTAATAATCTTTTTTTATGAAGTGCTGTTTGGCAGTCCGGCTATCGCTGATAGCCGGTTTGGTATGGTCATGCTCCTTTGCCCAGTCGGACCTGTCAGGAACGGTTACCGATAAACAAACCGGTGACCCCATACCCTTAGCAACCATATACATCCCAGAACTAATGAAAGGCACGCAATGCGATGCATCCGGTCATTATCAGATCAGAGGTATTCCGAATGGCCGCTTTAAAGTTCAGGTTTCCTTCATTGGTTATGAGACCGTTATCCTTGACATATATTTTGATGGCACGGCTGTAACAAAAGATATTTCCATGGAAGTTGCTGTCATCGAAACCCATGAAGTCGTTGTAACCGGTGGTTACTCATCACACCAGGATGAAAGTCCGGTCAAGATCGATCAGATCGGTTTCCGTGAGCTTCAACAAAGCAGCGCCACAAACCTTGCCGAGGCACTTTCATCCACCCAGGGGGTTAGCAACCTCTCAACTGGTCCAGGTATTGGCAAACCAATGATCCGCGGACTCAGCGGCAACAGGATTTTGCTCTTCAGCCAGGGTATACGCATGGAAAACCAACAATGGGGCGATGAACATGGTATAGGTCTCAATGATGCCGGAGTTGATAAGGTGGAGATCATCAAGGGACCCGCCTCGCTACTATATGGATCAGATGCACTCGGTGGCGTTATCAATGTGGTGGATGAGAAACCTGCAGAGGTACATACCATCAAAGGTGATGTATCCACACGTTTCTACAGCGCCACACTCGGACACCAGAACAGCCTTGGGATCAGAGGAAGCGGGGAACATTTCCGATTCAGGGTTCGCGGCGGCTATGTGAATCATGCCGATTACCTCACAGGTAGCGGTGACCGTGTCACCAACTCCAGGATGAACGAACGTTCTCTGAAAACGTCCGTCGGACTTCAGCGCAGTAACCTGAGCACCGATGTATACTATACGTTCATTGATGACCACTTTGGTCTGCCCGGGGAAATCGGTTTGCAGAATACCCTGCGAACGCCTCAGGAACCCAGTCAGGAAGTGACCAGTCACATCACCTCCTGGATCACTACCTATTATATGAACAAGGCACGCGTCAAAACAAGTTTCGGTTATATTTCAAACCGACGCCTTGAATTCGAGGAACCGCATGATGATCATGACCATGACCACGAAGCGCATGAGAATGATGAGGCTGCACTGGATATGCGTTTAAATACCTTCAGCTGGGACGGAAAACTTTATCTGAATCCGGACACATCAAAGCTGGAATATATTTTCGGAGTACAGGGTATGCATCAACGCAACACCAACCATGGTGAAGAATTGCTTATCCCCGATGCCACCACCACCGATCTCGGTGTATTGAGCCTTGTTAAACTCAAGCGAGCAAAACACATCGTGCAAGCAGGAATTCGTTTCGACAGCCGACAGGTAGATGCGTCATTCCCCGGTGAAGATTCTACACAACTTAACACGAATTATCGCAGTGTGAACGGATCTGCCGGATGGTCATGGCAACCCAATGAAGCCATTGTTATCCGATCCAATCTGGCGACCGGTTTCAGGGCACCTAACCTGGCCGAACTGACGTCCGCCGGTGTGCATGAGGGAACCAACCGGAAAGAGATCGGCAACCCGGACCTCAAAAGCGAACAGAATGTTCAGTGGGACATCAACATGCACTATCATTCAGAACACTTCAGCTATGATATTGCAGGTTTTTACAACCATGTCAACCGTTTCATTTACCTCCTGCCAACCCATGAATATGATCCGGTAGAGAAAGTTTTTGTGTATGCCTATACCCAGGGTAATGCCAGTCTGTGGGGCGGTGAACTGATGACTGACCTCCATCCCCATCCGCTTGACTGGCTTCACATTGAGAATGGTTTCGAATTAGTACTGGCAACCGGTGCAGGCGGCCAACCCCTACCATTGATGCCCGCTCCGAGAATCTCCAACGGACTCCGTGGACGCTTCAAGAACACCAGCCACCTGGAAGAGCCATTTATGTCGGTACGCCTGGAGCATACGCTACCTCAGAACCATATCAACACAGAGCTGGAATCCCGTTCGGACGGATA
Encoded proteins:
- a CDS encoding TonB-dependent receptor, producing MKCCLAVRLSLIAGLVWSCSFAQSDLSGTVTDKQTGDPIPLATIYIPELMKGTQCDASGHYQIRGIPNGRFKVQVSFIGYETVILDIYFDGTAVTKDISMEVAVIETHEVVVTGGYSSHQDESPVKIDQIGFRELQQSSATNLAEALSSTQGVSNLSTGPGIGKPMIRGLSGNRILLFSQGIRMENQQWGDEHGIGLNDAGVDKVEIIKGPASLLYGSDALGGVINVVDEKPAEVHTIKGDVSTRFYSATLGHQNSLGIRGSGEHFRFRVRGGYVNHADYLTGSGDRVTNSRMNERSLKTSVGLQRSNLSTDVYYTFIDDHFGLPGEIGLQNTLRTPQEPSQEVTSHITSWITTYYMNKARVKTSFGYISNRRLEFEEPHDDHDHDHEAHENDEAALDMRLNTFSWDGKLYLNPDTSKLEYIFGVQGMHQRNTNHGEELLIPDATTTDLGVLSLVKLKRAKHIVQAGIRFDSRQVDASFPGEDSTQLNTNYRSVNGSAGWSWQPNEAIVIRSNLATGFRAPNLAELTSAGVHEGTNRKEIGNPDLKSEQNVQWDINMHYHSEHFSYDIAGFYNHVNRFIYLLPTHEYDPVEKVFVYAYTQGNASLWGGELMTDLHPHPLDWLHIENGFELVLATGAGGQPLPLMPAPRISNGLRGRFKNTSHLEEPFMSVRLEHTLPQNHINTELESRSDGYSLLHATLGATIKFGNFKGYATIGVRNILNKTYVPHLSRLKAEGISNPGRNIMVGLNLPFGIRKP